One stretch of Arachis duranensis cultivar V14167 chromosome 1, aradu.V14167.gnm2.J7QH, whole genome shotgun sequence DNA includes these proteins:
- the LOC107489924 gene encoding replication factor C subunit 2: MASSSSNNSGYDVPWVEKYRPSKVSDVVGNQDAVSRLQVIARDGNMPNLILSGPPGTGKTTSILALAHELLGSNSKEAVLELNASDDRGIDVVRNKIKMFAQKKVTLPPGRHKIVILDEADSMTSGAQQALRRTMEIYSNTTRFALACNTSSKVIEPIQSRCAIVRFSRLSDEEILSRLMVVVQAEKVPYVPEGLEAIIFTADGDMRQALNNLQATYSGFQFVNQQNVFKVCDQPHPLHVKNMVRNVLEGNFDEACLGLKQLYDLGYSPTDIITTIFRIIKNYDMAEYLKLEFMKETGFAHMRICDGVGSYLQMCGLLAKLSLVRETAKAA, translated from the exons atggcaTCGTCATCATCAAACAACAGCGGCTACGATGTTCCCTGGGTTGAGAAGTACCGACCCTCTAAGGTCTCCGACGTCGTTGGCAACCAAGATGCCGTCTCCCGCCTTCAAGTCATCGCCCGAGACGGCAACATGCCCAATCTCATCCTCTCT GGTCCTCCTGGAACTGGTAAAACCACAAGCATACTAGCACTAGCTCATGAGCTTCTCGGTTCCAATTCCAAGGAAGCCGTTCTTGAGCTCAATGCTTCCGATGACCGTGGAATTGATGTCGTCCGGAACAAGATCAAGATGTTTGCTCAGAAGAAAGTTACTCTCCCTCCTGGCCGCCACAAGATTGTTATTCTCGATGAAGCTGATAG TATGACTTCGGGGGCTCAGCAAGCTTTGAGGAGGACAATGGAGATATACTCGAATACTACTCGGTTTGCCCTTGCTTGCAACACTTCCTCTAAGGTTATTGAGCCCATTCAGAGTAGATGTGCCATTGTGCGATTTTCGCGCTTGTCTGATGAGGAGATACTCAGTCGCCTCATGGTTGTGGTTCAAGCTGAGAAG GTTCCCTATGTTCCTGAAGGCCTTGAAGCCATCATTTTCACTGCTGATGGTGATATGAGGCAGGCGTTGAATAACTTACAAGCAACATACAGTGGATTCCAGTTTGTTAACCAACAAAATGTTTTCAAG GTTTGTGACCAGCCGCATCCATTGCATGTGAAGAATATGGTGCGTAATGTTCTCGAAGGGAATTTCGATGAGGCTTGTTTGGGCCTCAAACAACTATATGACTTAGGATACTCCCCCACAGATATCATCACAACAATTTTCcgtattataaaaaattatgatatgGCTGAGTATCTGAAATTGGAATTCATGAAG GAAACTGGATTTGCTCATATGAGAATTTGTGATGGGGTTGGTTCCTATCTTCAAATGTGTGGTCTATTGGCTAAGCTTTCTCTAGTCCGTGAAACAGCTAAAGCTGCATGA